Proteins encoded within one genomic window of Acidobacteriota bacterium:
- a CDS encoding TIGR04141 family sporadically distributed protein, which yields MRITYYLFKKSVASFDQVWRDGGNAPGGSYVEVPLKETVPFEAEAHLQANKPAAPNWWSFVEPYCAVQPSAPLNRTSSFVLLIKVSGRVFAVTFGHGFAAINRSRLEPDFGLKVTLNSVDPKKLRSVQARNIDPTTVSKQHVVNQDSGLAVFDVDFYHDLLSRLEGVPDDDTFGKRVAGADACYLTGDVAFPALGAKCLQLLKRYGSKSYAKHFSFIDQVRPIRDETLIGVLDGKLADALKRTEVSALGFALPDIAGYERISGYRVSRGHWRRDFEDLNALEILTAYNEEHPDADDHLEVKIAAVTDDGSPVDVFSVRQGAVFQIRYKSRVYVLTLNKWYEVHPEYAQHVDAEIDQLPVIKAKGFLPTLSKGTSEGDYNAAASASKGMVLMDKRVVQPKGAASTIEVCDLFTAKGEFVHVKKHTRSATLSHLLAQGTVSARLFVDDKGYRETFRKALPAALQTLVDPDKVEPSKHSVVYAISAPASKAVPSGLPFFTKVNLLFHSRELQRMGLTPRLFHIHEV from the coding sequence GTGCGAATCACGTACTACCTCTTCAAGAAGTCGGTTGCGTCGTTCGATCAGGTGTGGAGAGACGGGGGCAATGCGCCCGGCGGCTCATACGTGGAGGTGCCGCTAAAGGAAACGGTCCCATTCGAAGCCGAAGCGCACCTTCAGGCCAACAAGCCAGCGGCTCCGAATTGGTGGTCATTCGTCGAGCCGTACTGTGCCGTGCAGCCTTCGGCTCCTCTCAATCGAACGAGTTCATTCGTTCTCCTAATCAAGGTGAGCGGGCGTGTCTTTGCGGTGACCTTCGGACACGGCTTCGCAGCCATCAATCGCTCGCGGCTGGAGCCAGACTTCGGCCTCAAGGTCACGTTGAACAGCGTGGATCCGAAGAAGCTACGGAGCGTTCAAGCCAGGAATATCGATCCGACAACTGTTTCCAAGCAGCACGTCGTGAATCAGGACTCTGGGTTGGCCGTCTTCGACGTCGACTTCTACCATGACCTTCTTTCAAGGCTTGAGGGGGTTCCGGACGACGACACGTTCGGGAAGCGTGTTGCCGGAGCCGACGCCTGCTATCTGACCGGGGACGTAGCGTTTCCTGCCCTTGGAGCAAAATGCCTGCAGCTGTTGAAGCGCTACGGCTCAAAGAGCTACGCGAAGCACTTCTCGTTCATCGATCAAGTCCGTCCGATTCGAGACGAGACTCTTATCGGCGTCCTTGATGGCAAGCTGGCCGACGCACTGAAGAGGACAGAGGTCTCTGCCTTGGGGTTTGCGCTGCCAGACATTGCTGGCTACGAACGCATAAGCGGCTACCGAGTGAGTCGGGGACATTGGCGCCGGGACTTTGAAGACCTGAACGCCCTGGAGATCCTGACGGCTTACAACGAAGAGCACCCAGATGCCGACGATCACCTCGAGGTGAAGATCGCCGCGGTCACCGACGATGGCAGTCCTGTCGACGTTTTCAGCGTCAGGCAAGGGGCTGTCTTTCAGATTCGCTACAAGTCGCGCGTCTACGTGCTCACTTTGAACAAGTGGTATGAAGTCCACCCAGAATACGCGCAGCACGTTGATGCTGAGATCGATCAGCTCCCCGTCATCAAGGCCAAGGGCTTCTTGCCAACCTTGAGCAAAGGCACGTCGGAGGGCGACTACAACGCCGCTGCATCTGCCAGCAAGGGCATGGTGTTGATGGACAAGCGCGTCGTGCAGCCGAAGGGAGCCGCAAGCACGATCGAAGTGTGTGATTTGTTCACCGCCAAAGGCGAGTTTGTCCATGTCAAGAAGCACACCCGATCCGCCACGCTGAGTCATCTATTGGCGCAGGGAACGGTGTCGGCGCGACTGTTCGTTGATGACAAGGGGTATCGCGAGACCTTTCGAAAGGCGCTCCCAGCGGCTCTTCAGACTCTTGTTGATCCAGACAAGGTCGAACCTAGCAAACACTCGGTCGTTTACGCCATCTCGGCGCCAGCCAGCAAGGCCGTCCCGAGCGGCCTCCCCTTCTTCACGAAGGTGAATTTGCTGTTCCACAGCCGTGAACTTCAGAGGATGGGACTGACACCGCGGTTGTTCCACATTCACGAAGTCTAG